In Arachis stenosperma cultivar V10309 chromosome 1, arast.V10309.gnm1.PFL2, whole genome shotgun sequence, one DNA window encodes the following:
- the LOC130981730 gene encoding uncharacterized protein LOC130981730: MASEEESFLALVHCSGKIKKSKSHGVKFTDREPLSMFISSSMSLSDLKNSILEKLGVLGSKWVKKLFYKIPMAVVSTGVQYETFAVKSDEDIRVLFYCVRSFSEIRIHELFAKLEVGVDSSGASAPVPCVASAGGASSSMPPVRPHLPPVQSPSFAADLQQTEVVGSVPLEHAAVIELPDVVGTGGGLVPYLEDFGGPDHIENAMRDDESEEEPVDIDGDSDKNRGGDPDAQHRPSSSASHQYPPHFSTLNLEALGQQEDSGNRVGRSSTEFEIGQSFHSKDEAVLSVKDYSIRRGVEYRVIESDHLKYHRKCKAFGKGCTWLIRVALRARKGTWEVRRYNGPHTCLATSISSDHRQLDYNVICARILPMVRADAAVTVKVLQEATEADYGFRPSYRKVWLAKQKAVAEIYGDWEESYAELPRWMLGIQATMPGTITVLKTSPVQIGGAIDESRVYFHRLFWTFPPCIEAFRHCKPLVSIDGTHLYGKYGGTFLLAIAQDGNSNILPIAFALVEGENAESWLRQHQRGRSLLVAIEFPLKITDAIVGTSRRCIIHVATPLPVAPTPG; encoded by the coding sequence ATGGCTAGTGAGGAAGAGAGCTTTCTTGCTCTGGTGCATTGCTctggaaaaattaaaaaaagcaaaagcCATGGTGTGAAGTTCACCGACAGAGAACCACTAAGTATGTTTATCAGTTCGTCTATGAGTTTGTCGGACTTGAAGAACAGCATCTTGGAGAAGCTTGGCGTGTTGGGTTCCAAGTGGGTGAAGAAActattctacaagattccaaTGGCGGTTGTCTCGACCGGTGTTCAGTACGAAACCTTTGCGGTTAAGTCTGATGAAGATATTAGGGTTCTCTTCTACTGTGTAAGGAGTTTTTCGGAGATCAGAATCCATGAGTTGTTTGCGAAGTTGGAGGTTGGTGTCGATAGTTCTGGGGCATCCGCTCCAGTTCCTTGCGTAGCTTCCGCTGGTGGTGCATCTAGTTCGATGCCTCCGGTCAGACCGCATCTTCCGCCGGTTCAATCACCTTCTTTTGCAGCTGACTTACAACAAACGGAGGTTGTTGGTTCTGTCCCTTTGGAGCATGCAGCAGTCATTGAGCTTCCCGACGTCGTGGGCACCGGTGGTGGCCTCGTGCCTTATCTCGAAGACTTTGGTGGACCTGATCATATAGAGAATGCAATGCGTGACGATGAATCTGAAGAGGAGCCTGTTGATATCGATGGTGACAGCGACAAAAACAGAGGCGGCGATCCAGATGCGCAACATCGGCCTTCAAGTTCTGCTTCTCATCAATACCCTCCACACTTCTCGACACTAAACTTGGAAGCTCTTGGTCAACAGGAAGACAGTGGTAACAGAGTGGGTAGATCTTCTACAGAATTTGAGATTGGGCAATCTTTCCACAGTAAAGATGAAGCTGTGCTGAGTGTGAAGGACTATAGCATCCGGCGAGGTGTTGAGTACAGAGTCATCGAATCGGATCATTTGAAGTATCATAGAAAATGCAAGGCATTCGGCAAGGGTTGCACTTGGTTGATTCGTGTAGCGCTTCGTGCACGAAAGGGAACTTGGGAGGTTAGGAGGTACAACGGGCCACACACGTGCCTCGCAACTTCTATATCAAGTGATCACCGTCAGTTGGATTATAACGTTATATGTGCGAGGATTCTTCCTATGGTTAGGGCGGATGCTGCGGTTACGGTAAAGGTACTTCAAGAAGCGACAGAAGCTGATTACGGTTTCAGGCCTAGTTACAGGAAGGTCTGGTTGGCTAAGCAGAAGGCTGTGGCAGAAATATATGGAGATTGGGAAGAGTCTTACGCGGAACTGCCCCGTTGGATGCTAGGGATCCAGGCAACAATGCCGGGAACAATCACGGTGCTGAAGACGTCTCCGGTTCAGATTGGTGGTGCTATTGATGAGTCGAGGGTGTACTTTCACCGACTTTTCTGGACATTTCCACCCTGTATCGAGGCTTTCCGGCATTGCAAGCCACTCGTCAGTATTGATGGTACCCACTTGTATGGGAAGTATGGAGGGACGTTCCTGTTGGCTATAGCTCAGGACGGAAACTCGAACATCCTCCCGATAGCATTCGCCCTTGTAGAGGGGGAAAATGCAGAGTCGTGGCTGAGACAACACCAACGGGGACGTTCTCTCTTGGTAGCTATAGAGTTTCCCTTAAAGATCACCGATGCGATTGTGGGCACTTCCAGGCGCTGCATTATCCATGTTGCCACGCCATTGCCTGTTGCGCCTACTCCCGGCTAA